The genomic region GTCTCGGTTGGATCTCCTGGAGTCATCCACCAATCCGTTTGCCATCGTCACCCTGGCGCATCTGACCGGCAAACAGACCAGGAACCAACCGGCAGAACGATTTCAGCACAAAATGCGCATCACGCGCATGCTGTACGAGCGTGGTTTCAGCCGCCAACAGATCGTTGACCTCTTTCGATTCATCGACTGGGTGCTGAGCCTGCCGGAAGAGTTGGACAACCAATTCTGGACAAATCTATCCAACTTCGAGGAGAACAAGAAAATGCCTTATATCACAAGCGTAGAGCGGATTGGGATGCGGAAGGGAGAAGAGAAAGGCCGTCATGATGGCAAGGCTGAAATGCTGCTCAAACAGCTCCAGGCTCGCTTTGGATCGGTTCCAGAATCGTTTCAGAAAAAAGTGGCCTCTGCTGACCTGAATGATATTGATGCCTGGGCCATCAAAATTTTTCAGGCCGACTCACTTCAAGCTGTTTTTCATTGACATGTT from Magnetococcales bacterium harbors:
- a CDS encoding cytosolic protein, whose amino-acid sequence is MADHDNQSQPTEYDSPWKEILKAYFKDFLAFFLPKAHEGIDWQRGPEFLDKELDRITREAESGNRRVDLLVRVWLLDGDELWVLIHVEIQGNRDPNFEERMFTCQYRAFDLYKRPVVSLAILADEEATWRPSAFDYQKWGSKVSFQFNAIKLLDYLSRLDLLESSTNPFAIVTLAHLTGKQTRNQPAERFQHKMRITRMLYERGFSRQQIVDLFRFIDWVLSLPEELDNQFWTNLSNFEENKKMPYITSVERIGMRKGEEKGRHDGKAEMLLKQLQARFGSVPESFQKKVASADLNDIDAWAIKIFQADSLQAVFH